The Parvibaculaceae bacterium PLY_AMNH_Bact1 genome window below encodes:
- the fliI gene encoding flagellar protein export ATPase FliI (Derived by automated computational analysis using gene prediction method: Protein Homology.), which yields MRALLAEIQEIQEVTYYGRVVSVQGLMVEIAGPLHAMSVGSRVEITARGGRQILAEVVGFRSDRALCLPFGSLDGIGVGAHAAIHENVPAVHPSPAWLGRVINAMGEPIDGKGPLQQGPHPYHLRSSPPPAHLRSRVGGPIDLGVRALNTFATCCSGQRMGIFAGSGVGKSVLMSMMARNTACDVAVVGLIGERGREVQEFIEDDLGPEGLARSVVVVATSDETALMRRQAALLTMAIAEYFRDQESQVLCMMDSVTRFAMAQREIGLSCGEPPASKGYTPTVFSELPKLLERAGPGTGAGSITGLFTVLVDGDDHDEPVADSVRGILDGHIVMERSIAERGRYPAINILKSVSRTMPSCNEPEQQELIGQARQLLATYDDMEELIRLGAYRPGSDGKVDEAIFYQPALEGFLSQAKSEQTDRAAGFGLLEEILRAQPVDTSEAQEGE from the coding sequence TTGCGCGCTCTGCTGGCAGAAATCCAGGAAATTCAAGAGGTTACCTATTATGGTCGCGTCGTGAGCGTACAAGGGCTCATGGTGGAGATCGCGGGGCCCTTGCATGCCATGAGCGTCGGCAGTCGCGTGGAAATTACAGCGCGCGGGGGGCGCCAGATCCTCGCAGAGGTTGTGGGATTTCGGTCTGACCGTGCTCTATGTCTTCCATTTGGCTCTCTTGACGGCATTGGCGTCGGCGCACATGCCGCTATTCATGAAAATGTTCCCGCGGTTCATCCTTCACCAGCTTGGCTGGGGCGCGTCATCAATGCGATGGGAGAGCCGATCGACGGCAAAGGACCGCTCCAACAGGGGCCTCATCCCTATCACCTAAGGAGTTCGCCACCCCCCGCTCATTTGCGGAGCCGGGTGGGCGGTCCGATTGATCTCGGTGTTCGCGCTCTGAACACGTTTGCGACCTGTTGCTCAGGGCAGCGCATGGGCATTTTTGCAGGTTCCGGCGTTGGCAAGTCGGTCCTTATGTCCATGATGGCGCGCAATACGGCCTGTGATGTCGCTGTTGTTGGGTTGATTGGCGAACGTGGTCGTGAGGTTCAGGAATTTATTGAAGATGATTTGGGGCCTGAAGGGCTAGCCCGCTCTGTCGTGGTGGTGGCGACTTCAGATGAAACTGCATTGATGCGGCGCCAGGCGGCGCTGCTGACGATGGCGATCGCTGAATATTTTCGCGATCAGGAGTCTCAAGTCCTCTGCATGATGGATAGCGTCACGCGTTTTGCCATGGCACAACGGGAAATTGGTCTTTCCTGCGGTGAGCCTCCGGCAAGCAAGGGATATACGCCAACCGTCTTCTCTGAGCTGCCTAAGCTTCTGGAGCGGGCCGGACCCGGCACAGGAGCTGGGTCGATTACAGGACTTTTCACTGTTCTTGTGGATGGGGACGACCATGATGAGCCCGTTGCCGACAGCGTGCGCGGTATTCTCGACGGGCACATTGTTATGGAACGTTCGATCGCAGAGCGTGGCCGGTATCCGGCGATAAACATTTTGAAATCTGTTTCACGGACAATGCCGTCATGTAACGAACCCGAGCAGCAGGAGCTGATTGGGCAAGCGCGGCAGTTGCTCGCGACATATGACGATATGGAAGAGTTAATCCGTCTGGGTGCGTACCGGCCTGGCTCTGACGGAAAAGTAGATGAGGCCATTTTTTATCAGCCTGCCTTGGAAGGATTCCTATCGCAGGCGAAGTCTGAGCAGACCGACAGAGCTGCTGGATTTGGTTTACTGGAAGAGATTTTGCGCGCTCAACCAGTGGACACAAGTGAGGCCCAGGAGGGTGAGTGA
- a CDS encoding response regulator transcription factor (Derived by automated computational analysis using gene prediction method: Protein Homology.): MRVLLIEDDSATAQSIDLMLKSEGFNVYTTDLGEEGVDLGKLYDYDIILLDLNLPDMSGYEVLKTLRTGKVGTPILILSGLAGIENKVRGLGFGADDYMTKPFHKDELVARIHAVVRRSKGHSQSVITTGKLTVNLDTKTVEVDAQRVHLTGKEYQMLELLSLRKGTTLTKEMFLNHLYGGMDEPELKIIDVFICKLRKKLAAATNGEHYIETVWGRGYVLRDPVAEVEKATA; this comes from the coding sequence ATGCGAGTTCTGCTGATTGAAGACGATAGCGCGACAGCGCAGAGCATTGATTTGATGCTCAAATCTGAGGGTTTCAACGTTTACACCACCGATTTAGGTGAAGAAGGCGTCGACCTCGGCAAATTGTATGATTACGACATTATCCTGCTGGATCTTAACCTGCCGGATATGAGTGGATATGAGGTCCTTAAGACATTGCGCACAGGCAAGGTCGGAACCCCAATTCTCATCCTGTCCGGCCTAGCCGGCATTGAGAACAAGGTTCGTGGTCTGGGCTTTGGCGCAGATGACTATATGACCAAGCCGTTCCACAAGGATGAGCTGGTCGCGCGTATCCACGCTGTGGTTCGCCGTTCCAAGGGTCATTCTCAGTCTGTCATCACGACAGGCAAGCTGACGGTCAATCTGGACACAAAAACGGTGGAAGTCGACGCTCAACGCGTTCATCTCACCGGCAAGGAATACCAGATGCTGGAGCTACTCTCGCTCCGCAAAGGCACCACGCTCACTAAAGAGATGTTCCTAAACCATCTCTATGGCGGTATGGACGAGCCTGAACTCAAGATCATTGATGTGTTCATCTGTAAGCTCCGCAAGAAACTTGCAGCGGCTACGAATGGTGAACATTACATCGAAACTGTCTGGGGCCGCGGCTACGTTCTGCGTGACCCGGTTGCAGAGGTCGAAAAGGCAACAGCCTAA
- a CDS encoding protein-glutamate O-methyltransferase (Derived by automated computational analysis using gene prediction method: Protein Homology.) has translation MTPEEFSYLADFLKKESGLVVSESKGYLIESRLLPIAREQGLDDVSGLVKKMRSGAQKALLDEVTEAMTTNESFFFRDKTPFTIFEETVLPKFQETRGASRKLRIWCAAASTGQEPYSIAMILKEWAEKNPAWTSEIVGTDLSTDVLRRAKLGQYTQFEVQRGLPVQMLMKYFKQEGNDWEVASEIRSMVQYRKLNLLENFNSLGKFDVIFCRNVLIYFDQPTKAEILERMSQMLAPDGYLFLGAAETVIGITDSFKPQAGQRGLYVPAAQLKGAAVA, from the coding sequence ATGACGCCAGAGGAATTTTCGTACCTGGCTGATTTCCTTAAGAAGGAATCTGGGCTGGTCGTCAGCGAAAGCAAAGGCTATCTGATTGAAAGCCGCCTGTTACCTATCGCCCGTGAGCAAGGCCTGGACGATGTGTCCGGCCTGGTGAAGAAGATGCGGTCTGGTGCGCAAAAAGCGTTGCTTGATGAAGTCACAGAAGCGATGACGACGAATGAGTCGTTCTTCTTTAGGGACAAAACACCTTTCACGATTTTTGAGGAGACGGTGCTTCCAAAGTTTCAGGAGACTCGTGGAGCTTCCCGTAAACTTCGTATCTGGTGCGCTGCTGCATCAACAGGGCAGGAGCCCTATTCGATCGCCATGATCTTGAAGGAATGGGCGGAGAAAAACCCCGCCTGGACCAGTGAGATCGTTGGGACAGACTTGTCGACAGACGTTCTGCGACGAGCAAAGCTGGGGCAGTACACGCAGTTTGAAGTTCAACGCGGTCTGCCGGTTCAGATGCTCATGAAATATTTCAAGCAGGAAGGTAATGACTGGGAGGTCGCTTCCGAAATTCGGTCCATGGTTCAGTACCGCAAGCTGAACCTTCTGGAAAATTTCAATAGTCTGGGCAAGTTCGATGTCATTTTTTGCCGGAATGTTCTGATCTATTTCGATCAGCCAACAAAAGCAGAGATCCTTGAGCGCATGTCGCAGATGCTTGCTCCTGATGGATACCTGTTCCTTGGGGCAGCAGAAACTGTTATCGGGATCACTGATTCATTCAAACCACAAGCCGGTCAACGTGGGCTTTATGTACCTGCAGCTCAGTTGAAGGGCGCTGCTGTCGCCTGA
- a CDS encoding chemotaxis response regulator protein-glutamate methylesterase (Derived by automated computational analysis using gene prediction method: Protein Homology.): MIVDDSVVIRGLIGRWLDALPDMDVVARCRNGQDAVAQAAKIKPDVVVLDIEMPVMDGLTALPKILEASPSSRVLMASTLTRRNASISIKALTLGATDYVPKPESTRDGYASEGFQTELVDKIRAVGQARKPNAPRRVFAAEKTAIAKGTMEAAAAAPGLQFKPASKTRPRILAVGSSTGGPKALFDFFEALSPSLSKIPVVITQHMPPTFTAILAEHLSGSANRTCVEGEEGMLVEPGKIYVAPGGKHMIMKQEGTSVRIHLDDGPPVNFCKPAVDPMLDSLVPIYGASLLVCILTGMGHDGRDGSTRVQSEGGTIIAQDEASSVVWGMPGAVAQAGICHKVVPLKELSDVASKLIEGRRL; this comes from the coding sequence ATGATTGTGGATGACTCCGTCGTCATTCGTGGCTTGATCGGCCGGTGGCTCGATGCCTTGCCGGACATGGATGTTGTGGCCCGATGCCGCAACGGACAAGATGCGGTGGCGCAGGCCGCCAAGATCAAACCAGATGTGGTCGTCCTTGACATTGAAATGCCGGTGATGGATGGGCTAACGGCGCTTCCAAAAATACTGGAGGCTTCGCCATCTTCTCGTGTTCTAATGGCATCGACCTTGACGCGCAGAAATGCCAGCATTTCGATTAAGGCTTTGACCCTCGGGGCGACAGACTATGTGCCGAAGCCAGAGTCTACACGCGACGGCTATGCATCTGAGGGATTCCAAACTGAGCTGGTCGATAAGATCAGAGCAGTTGGACAAGCTAGAAAACCAAACGCACCACGCCGCGTATTTGCTGCTGAAAAGACGGCAATTGCTAAGGGCACGATGGAGGCTGCTGCGGCAGCTCCAGGTCTCCAGTTTAAGCCAGCATCCAAAACACGGCCGAGAATTTTGGCGGTCGGAAGTTCCACAGGCGGGCCGAAGGCGCTGTTTGATTTCTTTGAAGCATTGTCACCTTCCCTATCAAAAATTCCTGTCGTTATTACACAGCATATGCCGCCGACTTTTACAGCGATCCTGGCTGAGCATCTTAGCGGAAGCGCAAATCGCACGTGCGTTGAGGGTGAGGAAGGCATGCTTGTGGAGCCTGGGAAGATCTATGTTGCTCCCGGTGGCAAGCACATGATCATGAAACAAGAGGGCACAAGTGTTCGCATCCATCTGGATGATGGTCCACCGGTCAACTTTTGTAAGCCAGCTGTTGACCCGATGCTAGATAGCCTCGTTCCGATTTATGGCGCGTCATTGTTGGTTTGTATTTTGACGGGTATGGGACACGACGGAAGAGATGGCTCGACACGTGTTCAGTCTGAAGGGGGCACGATCATTGCCCAGGACGAAGCTTCGAGTGTGGTCTGGGGAATGCCAGGTGCCGTTGCTCAAGCAGGCATATGCCACAAGGTAGTGCCGCTAAAAGAACTGTCCGACGTGGCATCGAAGCTTATTGAAGGGAGACGGCTATGA
- a CDS encoding response regulator (Derived by automated computational analysis using gene prediction method: Protein Homology.) — protein sequence MKTCLVVDDSSVIRKVARRILEEMDFSIAEAADGKQALDQCAGSMPDAVLLDWNMPVMDGLEFLTALRKSDGGDEPIVVFCTTENDMAHIKDAISAGANEYIMKPFDKEIIESKFAQAGLI from the coding sequence ATGAAAACATGTTTGGTAGTAGATGACAGCTCGGTGATCCGAAAGGTTGCCCGGCGGATTCTTGAGGAGATGGATTTTTCCATCGCCGAAGCTGCTGACGGCAAGCAGGCATTGGACCAATGTGCCGGTTCAATGCCCGATGCTGTCTTGCTTGACTGGAATATGCCGGTGATGGATGGGCTGGAGTTTCTGACGGCCCTTCGCAAGTCGGACGGTGGTGATGAGCCCATTGTTGTCTTCTGCACGACAGAAAATGACATGGCACATATCAAAGATGCCATCTCAGCAGGGGCCAATGAGTACATCATGAAGCCCTTCGACAAAGAAATTATTGAGTCCAAGTTCGCCCAAGCAGGGCTCATTTAG
- a CDS encoding chemotaxis protein CheW (Derived by automated computational analysis using gene prediction method: Protein Homology. GO_process: GO:0006935 - chemotaxis [Evidence IEA]; GO_process: GO:0007165 - signal transduction [Evidence IEA]) encodes MSASSESAGLDETVGTTDDSFVLDGATSEYITVMIGDQLFGISVPMVQDVFMPESVTPVPMAMPEVAGVLNMRGRIVTAIDMRRRLDLEPRADGKTGLAVGVEYRGESYGLVIDSVGEVLRVSDSSLERNPSNLDPRWRSISMGVQQLKDRLMVLIDVEKVLDFQGRSIAA; translated from the coding sequence ATGAGTGCGTCTAGTGAATCAGCTGGTTTGGACGAAACTGTGGGAACGACAGATGATAGTTTTGTTCTTGATGGTGCGACGTCGGAATACATCACTGTAATGATCGGTGATCAGCTTTTCGGGATATCCGTCCCGATGGTGCAGGACGTCTTTATGCCTGAGTCAGTTACGCCTGTTCCCATGGCGATGCCCGAGGTTGCGGGTGTGCTTAACATGCGTGGCCGTATCGTTACGGCGATTGATATGCGCCGTCGTCTGGACTTGGAGCCAAGAGCAGATGGAAAAACCGGCCTTGCGGTCGGCGTCGAGTATCGAGGTGAGTCATACGGGCTTGTTATCGACAGCGTGGGTGAAGTGTTGCGCGTAAGCGACTCTTCGCTTGAGCGTAACCCTTCTAACCTTGATCCGCGCTGGCGCTCCATTTCGATGGGTGTTCAGCAGCTCAAAGACCGTTTGATGGTCCTTATTGACGTGGAAAAGGTTCTCGACTTTCAAGGACGTTCGATCGCGGCCTAA
- a CDS encoding chemotaxis protein CheW (Derived by automated computational analysis using gene prediction method: Protein Homology. GO_process: GO:0006935 - chemotaxis [Evidence IEA]; GO_process: GO:0007165 - signal transduction [Evidence IEA]), translating to MDDLLSEFLTETNESLDVVDVELVKFEQEPNNDEILGNIFRLVHTVKGTCGFLGLPRLEALAHAAETLMGKYRDGMAVTDDGVTIILHSIDRIKEILAELEATEAEPEGVDGDLIDQLVVLSEGGTTVDGSGETAAAPEAPVEPAQPEREIRPGEVSEEELERAFQEAEGPEDMVPSPAEAAVAAPAEPEPAPVAEAPKADAPKADAKSNDGAPKKEGSVAAQSIRVNVDTLENLMTMVSELVLTRNQLMEMVRRLDDSEFKVPLQRLSNVTGELQGAVMETRMQPIGNAWQKLPRIIRDLSKELDKKIDLEMVGADTELDRQVLDLIKDPLTHMVRNSADHGLEGPEERVAAGKSDKGRVTLRAYHEGGHIIIEIEDDGRGLNVERIKQKVASNGLATEAELEKLTEQQICRFIFHPGLSTAAEVTSVSGRGVGMDVVRTNIELIGGSIDLRTAAGKGSTFTIKIPLTLAIVSALIVESANERFAIPQLAVVELVRAKADSEHRIEHINKTPVLRLRNHLLPLVFMDDLLQLDRVAPEIVEHSEADVPEEGDVEVVDAANSNPKPVRRTAENEEAFIVVTHVGDQQFGIVVDSVFDTEEIVVKPAASILRDISMFSGNTILGDGSVIMIVDPNGIAQSITSELSEASDEASSAEEGAGGVDGEMSLLVFRAGSDEPKAVPLSLVTRLEEFDVADLEHSNDQSLIQYRGKLMPIINVVDNAPLKTEGRQPVLVFTEDDRSIGLAVDEIVDIVTDQLNVELTSEMPGMMGSAIVRGKATEVLDVGHYLTQVFEDWFRKEGPAGVPEAYGKKVLLVDDSSFFRAIVRPMLSMAGYDVTEVTCGADALALREKGDEFDVIISDIEMPGMSGFEFAGAVKSEGSWTGIPLVALSAHGTAEDLNRGRDAGFDDYVAKFDRDGLVQVVNEIVTCKGEAA from the coding sequence ATGGACGATCTGCTAAGTGAATTTCTGACTGAGACCAATGAGAGTCTTGATGTCGTTGATGTTGAACTCGTCAAGTTTGAACAAGAACCAAACAATGATGAGATCCTCGGCAACATCTTCCGTTTGGTTCACACCGTCAAAGGAACCTGCGGGTTTCTAGGGTTGCCGCGTCTGGAGGCTCTCGCACATGCCGCAGAGACCTTGATGGGCAAGTACCGAGATGGCATGGCTGTGACTGATGATGGTGTTACCATCATCCTTCACTCAATCGACCGCATTAAAGAAATTCTGGCTGAGCTGGAAGCTACGGAAGCAGAACCGGAAGGCGTTGATGGTGATTTGATCGATCAACTTGTTGTTCTGTCAGAGGGCGGCACGACTGTAGATGGCTCAGGTGAAACTGCTGCTGCTCCCGAAGCGCCGGTTGAGCCTGCGCAACCAGAGCGTGAGATACGCCCTGGTGAAGTTTCGGAGGAAGAGCTTGAGCGTGCTTTCCAGGAGGCAGAGGGACCAGAGGATATGGTGCCATCGCCTGCGGAGGCTGCGGTTGCGGCACCTGCAGAGCCGGAACCAGCGCCGGTTGCTGAAGCACCGAAAGCTGACGCGCCCAAAGCTGATGCCAAATCCAATGATGGAGCACCAAAGAAAGAGGGCTCCGTTGCGGCTCAGTCAATTCGGGTAAATGTTGATACGCTCGAAAATCTCATGACGATGGTGTCGGAGCTGGTGCTTACACGTAATCAGCTTATGGAGATGGTACGCCGTCTTGATGACAGTGAGTTTAAAGTACCCTTGCAGCGCCTTTCCAATGTGACAGGTGAGCTTCAGGGCGCCGTGATGGAAACACGGATGCAGCCGATTGGTAATGCCTGGCAGAAATTGCCGCGTATCATTCGCGATCTGTCAAAAGAGCTTGATAAAAAAATTGACCTTGAAATGGTTGGTGCCGACACGGAGTTGGACCGTCAGGTTCTCGACCTCATTAAAGATCCACTCACCCACATGGTCCGCAACTCTGCCGACCATGGATTGGAAGGTCCGGAAGAACGCGTCGCTGCTGGCAAGTCTGACAAAGGGCGTGTCACACTTCGCGCGTATCATGAAGGTGGCCACATCATCATCGAAATCGAAGATGACGGGCGCGGCCTTAATGTTGAACGGATTAAGCAGAAGGTGGCCTCCAATGGGCTGGCGACCGAAGCTGAACTGGAGAAGCTGACCGAGCAGCAGATTTGCCGCTTCATCTTCCATCCGGGTCTCTCCACTGCCGCGGAAGTCACAAGCGTGTCTGGCCGTGGTGTTGGTATGGATGTGGTGCGCACCAATATCGAATTGATCGGTGGTTCTATTGACCTGCGCACGGCCGCCGGCAAGGGTTCGACCTTCACAATCAAGATCCCGCTCACGCTGGCCATTGTGTCGGCTCTTATCGTTGAGTCAGCCAATGAACGGTTTGCTATTCCACAGCTCGCGGTTGTTGAGCTTGTGCGGGCAAAAGCCGACAGTGAGCACCGGATTGAGCATATCAACAAGACGCCTGTCTTGAGGTTGCGCAATCATCTATTGCCGCTCGTCTTTATGGATGACCTGCTGCAGCTGGATCGGGTTGCTCCTGAAATTGTCGAACACAGTGAAGCAGATGTCCCCGAAGAGGGTGACGTGGAAGTTGTTGATGCTGCGAACTCTAATCCCAAGCCTGTGCGCCGGACCGCAGAGAACGAAGAAGCTTTCATCGTTGTTACCCATGTCGGGGATCAACAGTTTGGCATCGTTGTCGACAGTGTTTTTGACACTGAAGAAATTGTTGTCAAACCAGCGGCTTCTATTCTTCGTGATATTTCAATGTTCTCCGGCAACACGATCCTTGGTGATGGTAGTGTCATTATGATTGTTGATCCGAACGGCATTGCGCAGTCGATCACCAGCGAGCTTTCTGAGGCGTCAGATGAAGCCAGCTCTGCAGAAGAAGGTGCTGGTGGTGTCGATGGTGAGATGTCACTGCTCGTCTTCCGCGCCGGTTCTGATGAACCGAAAGCTGTGCCGTTGTCTCTCGTGACTCGGCTTGAGGAGTTTGATGTTGCTGATCTTGAGCATTCAAACGACCAGAGTCTCATTCAGTATCGCGGCAAGCTGATGCCGATCATCAATGTTGTTGATAATGCGCCGCTCAAAACAGAAGGCCGTCAGCCTGTTTTGGTATTTACTGAGGATGATCGGTCAATTGGTCTTGCGGTCGACGAAATCGTCGACATCGTTACAGACCAGTTGAATGTCGAGCTTACCTCTGAAATGCCAGGCATGATGGGCTCAGCGATTGTGCGCGGCAAAGCCACGGAAGTGCTGGATGTCGGACACTATCTGACGCAGGTCTTTGAAGACTGGTTCCGGAAAGAAGGTCCGGCTGGTGTTCCTGAGGCTTATGGCAAGAAAGTTCTGCTGGTCGATGACAGCTCATTTTTCCGTGCGATCGTCCGGCCTATGCTGAGTATGGCTGGGTACGACGTGACGGAAGTTACTTGTGGCGCGGACGCCCTTGCTCTTCGAGAAAAGGGTGATGAGTTTGATGTCATCATCTCAGATATCGAAATGCCTGGAATGAGCGGTTTTGAATTTGCCGGAGCGGTTAAGTCAGAAGGTTCTTGGACGGGTATTCCTCTTGTTGCGCTCTCTGCGCACGGGACCGCTGAAGACCTCAACCGTGGGCGTGACGCCGGATTTGATGACTATGTTGCCAAGTTCGACCGCGATGGCCTCGTACAGGTCGTGAACGAAATTGTTACGTGTAAGGGAGAAGCGGCATGA
- a CDS encoding histidine phosphotransferase family protein (Derived by automated computational analysis using gene prediction method: Protein Homology.): MEQANEIEALDLAALLCSRVCHDVISPVGAITNGLEVLEDEDDAEMQRYAMELIQKSATQASSKLQFARLAFGAAGSAGASLDLNDARDVAMGFVSHEKAEMTWEGPSAVMPKDLVKLLLNMILIALAAIPRGGNISLEVSGDPERPTFSLISKGINARVPTETERFLNGRSADDVLDARAIQPYFTGLVARECKMDISAEMDGEDFRLIAKARD, translated from the coding sequence ATGGAACAGGCGAACGAGATTGAGGCTTTGGATTTGGCTGCGCTTTTGTGCAGCCGTGTTTGCCATGATGTGATCAGTCCTGTTGGCGCTATTACCAACGGCCTTGAAGTCCTGGAAGATGAAGACGATGCCGAGATGCAGCGCTATGCCATGGAACTCATCCAGAAAAGCGCGACCCAAGCATCTTCAAAGCTACAGTTTGCCCGGTTGGCATTTGGGGCGGCAGGCTCTGCTGGAGCGTCCTTGGATCTCAACGATGCCAGGGATGTGGCGATGGGCTTTGTTTCTCATGAGAAGGCGGAGATGACCTGGGAAGGTCCATCTGCGGTGATGCCGAAGGATCTCGTCAAACTGCTCCTCAACATGATCTTGATCGCGCTTGCTGCAATCCCGCGCGGGGGGAACATCTCCCTTGAGGTATCGGGTGATCCGGAGCGGCCCACTTTCTCTCTGATCTCAAAAGGGATCAACGCGCGTGTGCCAACGGAGACCGAACGCTTCCTGAATGGGCGTTCTGCAGATGATGTTCTCGATGCGCGGGCAATTCAGCCCTATTTCACCGGGCTCGTCGCGCGGGAATGCAAGATGGATATTTCTGCAGAGATGGACGGCGAAGATTTCCGGTTGATCGCCAAGGCCAGAGACTAA
- the cysQ gene encoding 3'(2'),5'-bisphosphate nucleotidase CysQ (Derived by automated computational analysis using gene prediction method: Protein Homology. GO_function: GO:0008441 - 3'(2'),5'-bisphosphate nucleotidase activity [Evidence IEA]; GO_process: GO:0006790 - sulfur compound metabolic process [Evidence IEA]) — translation MTKFQGNRNELMDALCRIAVQAGAAIMDHYATDIVVNEKDDKTPVTAADQEAEDIILPALADAAPGIPIVSEEATAAGAKPEVGPAFFLVDPLDGTREFINKNGEFTVNIALIEDGCPTMGVVYAPAKNRIFYSAGPEKAYEQDIEPNPTGSLDDATKPTRLAVRKADPKGMIAVASRSHRDHKTDEYLEMYNIRDFLTAGSSLKFCLIAAGEADIYPRHGRTMEWDTAAGHAVLSGAGGRVDEMDGSPLKYGKLERGLDNPYFVAKGGLE, via the coding sequence GTGACAAAGTTTCAAGGCAACCGAAATGAGCTCATGGATGCTCTCTGCCGAATCGCTGTGCAAGCCGGTGCTGCCATCATGGATCACTACGCGACCGACATTGTCGTCAACGAAAAGGATGATAAAACGCCCGTAACTGCCGCAGATCAGGAAGCGGAGGACATAATCCTGCCAGCACTTGCAGACGCGGCACCAGGCATCCCAATCGTATCTGAGGAGGCAACAGCGGCAGGAGCGAAACCAGAGGTTGGGCCCGCTTTCTTTCTTGTCGACCCCCTTGATGGCACGCGGGAGTTCATCAACAAGAACGGCGAATTCACCGTCAACATCGCGCTCATCGAAGATGGATGTCCAACAATGGGTGTCGTCTACGCGCCAGCAAAAAACCGCATTTTCTATTCCGCTGGACCGGAGAAGGCTTACGAACAGGACATAGAGCCCAATCCGACTGGGTCTCTTGATGACGCCACAAAGCCAACGCGCCTAGCAGTTCGTAAAGCCGACCCCAAAGGAATGATAGCAGTCGCGAGTAGGTCCCACCGCGATCACAAGACAGATGAATATCTTGAGATGTACAACATCCGGGACTTTCTGACAGCTGGCTCATCTCTGAAGTTCTGTCTGATTGCAGCAGGTGAAGCCGACATTTATCCCCGCCACGGACGCACCATGGAATGGGACACCGCCGCTGGCCATGCGGTTCTGTCCGGCGCAGGCGGACGTGTCGACGAAATGGATGGATCACCACTCAAATATGGAAAGCTGGAACGGGGATTGGACAATCCCTATTTCGTCGCCAAAGGCGGCTTAGAGTAG